In the Desulfovibrio legallii genome, CCGTTCAGCGTTTCTTCAACGCTCTGCCGGACAACCTCGGACACATGTGACCGTAATTCCTGCTCATCCACTGCGATAACCGGAACTTTCTTTTTCTCAAGCTCCTTGATACCTTTCATCCGTAGCCCTCCTTGTTGCTTGGGTGGTTTTGCTTAACCAAAGCCTAACCAACTTGGCGGGCTACTTCCATTTTTTAAATGTGCGAAAAATACCGTACGTTATCCCTTTGTGAGCAATAGGTCTGTCATTGAATGGCTGTTGCGGCAAGAGGAAGAAATGCAGCTGGCAACTGTTGCTCCCTATGTAGCTTTTGCGGAACGGATGCGCAACCATCGGCAAAACCTTCGCGACCTGCTCAACGCGCTGGTTGCTGACGGAAAAAAAATTCTTGGCTACGGCGCCAGCACAAAAGGCAATGTGCTGCTGCAATATTGCGGCATAGGGGTGGAACATCTCCCCTGCATAGCCGAAGTGAACGAAGATAAATTCGGCGCATACACTCCAGGCACAAACATTCCTATTGTTTCTGAGGCAGAAGCACGGGCCATGAAGCCAGATTATTTTTTTGTTTTGCCTTGGCATTTTAAGGCAGGCATTTTGGAGCGTGAGAAAAATTTCCGTGAGCAGGGCGGAAAGTTTATTTTCCCATTGCCTGAGATTGAAATTCACTAAGTTGTCGCGGCAGGTATGAAAGACCTCAGTTTCTGCAAAAAATTCACAATACTGTTGCGCCCCCAAAAGGTATTGGCAATGAGGCTGACCGTAAAGAAGACGTTAAAAAAAGTATTGACTTTTTTGGGACTCCTTGCCGTTGCGAAACTGATTTTGAGAATCGTTCGGTCTGCAATCGAACGTATCCGGCTTTCTTTTTTTGCTTTTCCATGGTATCTTCATAATTATATAGTCGCTTATATCCCATGGCATTTTTTACGCATTCTAAGTTGCAAGCATCTTCTTGGCGTAAAAATTGGTAAAAACGTCTTTATCCATCTTGGCGTCATGTTTGTTGGCGATATAACTATTGGCGCGCACTGCGTTATTGGGCGCAATTGCTATTTGGGTGGCCCAATTAAAATTGGCGAAAATGTATCCATAACAGCCGGCACCTATATGTTTGCATCAACACACATTAAAGATAGTCCTTCTTTTGAAGGATATTATGACGCAATAGTCATAAACGATTATGCATGGCTTGGCGCACGATCCATGGTCTTGCCCGGGGTTTCCATAGGGAAAGGTGCTGTTTTGGGCGCGCAATCAACCTTGACAAAAAATATTCCGGATTTTGCAGTTTATGCGGGTTCACCTGCGAAAGAAGTAGGAAAAAGAAGCCAAGCTCTTGAATATGAATTAAACTACTTTGCCCCCTTCAACTAATATGCTTCATGCTGTTATTTTTGGCCACACAGGTCAAGATGGTTACTACCTTTCCCGCATGTTGCTGGACAAAGGAATCCAGGTGCAGGGGTGTTCACGCACGCAAACAGATTGTGATATAAGCAACTTTGAAAAAGTTCAGAATTGCATTCGCACAGCAAATCCAGATTATATTTTTCATTTAGCCGCGAACTCTACAACACGGCACGATGCTCTTTTTGACAATCATGCCGCAATTGCAACTGGCACGAGCAACATCCTTGAGGCAGCGCGTTTACACGCGCCCCATGCGCGTATTTTTATAGCTGGCTCTGCAATGCAGTTTTTTAACAACGGGCAACCCATTGATGAAACAACGGCATTTGCGCCAACTTCCCCCTACGCAACCGCCCGAATCTATGCCACATACCAGGCGCGCTACTACAGATCCGCATTTGGCCTCAAGACATATGTGGGCTATTTTTTTAACCACGACAGCCCCTTGCGCACAGAAGCACATGTAAACCAAAAAATTGCCCAAGCTGCCATGCGTATAGCTGCGGGCAGTAATGAAAAATTACTTTTGGGCAACATATCGGTTCGTAAAGAGTTTATGTTTGCAGCGGACGCTGTGGCCGCAGCGTGGGCGCTCATAAATCAGGATAGTATCTTTGAAGCTGTTATTGGCACCGGGCAAGACTACAGTATTGAAGATTGGGTTGCCCAATGTTTTTCGTGCGTTGGTTTGACTTGGCAGGATCATGTACTCTTGCGTGAAAAGTATACCCCAGAGTACACGCGTCTTGTTTCCAACCCTGCCCGCATACATACTTTAGGCTGGCGTCCGCAGTTTTCTTTTAACGCGCTGGCGCGCATCATGGTGAAAAAAGATGATTGCTGTCTGTGAGCTGAACTGTAAAAATACAAGCCATGAAACCCCCAATTTGGGATTTATTTATGGACTCTTGCAGGCATATCCTACAGAGCAAATTTTATTTTTTGCACACAGTAGTCATTGGGATGTTCTGAAAAAAAATGCCAATGAAAAGTCATTAGATACTACAAGAGTCTTGTTTCAATCCATCATTCCCTACCCAAAAACATCGCCACTCGCCTTACTGTGGAATTTTTTTCTTATAACATATATTTTTTATAGAATACGGAGCCTTGAAGTGCGAACTGTTTTATTTTTGTCAGCATCCTCTGCGCAACATTATATTATTAAATTTTTTGTAGATAAGATTAAATATACGCTGAAAACATGTGCCATTGTTTTACACGGCACGCTGGACACGCTGGCTGTCCCCAATTTTACAATAACGCAACATGCTGTGATAGAATCCTCAAAACATAAGAGCCTATTTGCTAAGATTTTAGCATGCAGCATTCGAGATCTCCCCCAAAAGGTATACTCGAAGGTATACTCAAAAGTAACATTCTACACTAAAAAAATATCACTACATTTAGCTGTAAATATTGACTTAAAAAAAAGTATTCTTTATAAAAATTCACACGCTATAAAATACATCGTACTGGCGCAGCACATACAAGATAAATTGAGTCATTACATAGATACTACAAACATGCAGGTGCATGTCTTGACATTGCCAGCCGTTTTTGCGCGTCCTTGTGCGGCTGCCCCAAACCAATTTTTAAAAATTGCTATTTTTGGCTATGGGCACTCGGCCATGCTGTATCGCTTGAATGTCGCCTTGGCGAAATGCGATATCCAGAAGGACTATGAAATTCGTATCATCGGCATGGATGGCAGTGCCACAGAAGCTTTTTCGCATGTTACGCATCCCATAAATCGCGTTCTAAAGCGCACTGAAATGGAAGCCCTTGCGAGCGATATAGATATGTTTCTGATACTATATGAAAAGGAACGCTATATTCTTTCGTGTAGCGGTTCAATTATTGAGGCTCACTCATATGTGAAGCCAGTTTTATATTTAGATAACCCTTGTATAAATGCTTTTAATCCGCCAGAAAATCCGGTCGGCATTGCGTGCGCGAACATAGATGAAATGGCAACAACCTTGACTGAAATAATAAATAATTTTGAAGAGTTTCGTCCAACACTTCAAAAGTTCAAATCTAACATGCTTGCGCAACGCGACAAGATCGATATCAGAAATAATCTGGAAACCCTGCGCGCCATCGTTGGATAACCTGTCTCGAACTGAGGCATATGAACATAGCCATTATTCTCGCCAGGGGAGGGTCAAAGCGTATTCCTCATAAAAAGTGCGGCAGTTTTGCGAAAACCCCCTGCTGGCCGCCAGCAGGCTCCGTTTGAGGAGCGGTACGTCCAACATGAAGGCAGCAGCGCCCACGCCCAGGCCCTGCCGCGCACTGATGCGGCTATGGCGCAGGAATGCCCCCTGCGTAAAG is a window encoding:
- a CDS encoding GDP-mannose 4,6-dehydratase; this encodes MLHAVIFGHTGQDGYYLSRMLLDKGIQVQGCSRTQTDCDISNFEKVQNCIRTANPDYIFHLAANSTTRHDALFDNHAAIATGTSNILEAARLHAPHARIFIAGSAMQFFNNGQPIDETTAFAPTSPYATARIYATYQARYYRSAFGLKTYVGYFFNHDSPLRTEAHVNQKIAQAAMRIAAGSNEKLLLGNISVRKEFMFAADAVAAAWALINQDSIFEAVIGTGQDYSIEDWVAQCFSCVGLTWQDHVLLREKYTPEYTRLVSNPARIHTLGWRPQFSFNALARIMVKKDDCCL
- a CDS encoding methyltransferase C-terminal domain-containing protein, which translates into the protein MSNRSVIEWLLRQEEEMQLATVAPYVAFAERMRNHRQNLRDLLNALVADGKKILGYGASTKGNVLLQYCGIGVEHLPCIAEVNEDKFGAYTPGTNIPIVSEAEARAMKPDYFFVLPWHFKAGILEREKNFREQGGKFIFPLPEIEIH
- a CDS encoding acyltransferase; the protein is MKDLSFCKKFTILLRPQKVLAMRLTVKKTLKKVLTFLGLLAVAKLILRIVRSAIERIRLSFFAFPWYLHNYIVAYIPWHFLRILSCKHLLGVKIGKNVFIHLGVMFVGDITIGAHCVIGRNCYLGGPIKIGENVSITAGTYMFASTHIKDSPSFEGYYDAIVINDYAWLGARSMVLPGVSIGKGAVLGAQSTLTKNIPDFAVYAGSPAKEVGKRSQALEYELNYFAPFN